One window of Triticum dicoccoides isolate Atlit2015 ecotype Zavitan chromosome 5A, WEW_v2.0, whole genome shotgun sequence genomic DNA carries:
- the LOC119302647 gene encoding cysteine proteinase 1-like, which yields MDHRLVAALLVLLGLLLSPAPAAAAAGDEEPLIRQVVGGADPLDNDLELDSQFLGFVQRFGKTYRDAEEHAHRLSVFKANLRRARRHQMLDPSAEHGVTKFSDLTPAEFRRTFLGLKTTRRSFLREMAGSAHDAPVLPTDGLPEDFDWRDHGAVGPVKNQGSCGSCWSFSASGALEGANYLATGKMEVLSEQQLVDCDHECDPAEPDSCNAGCNGGLMTSAFSYLLKSGGLEREKDYPYTGKDGTCKFEKSKIAASVQNFSVVAVDEEQIAANLVKYGPLAIGINAAYMQTYIGGVSCPYICGRHLDHGVLLVGYGASGFAPSRFKEKPYWIIKNSWGENWGDKGYYKICRGSNVRNKCGVDSMVSTVSATHASKDE from the exons ATGGATCATCGCCTCGTggccgctctcctcgtcctcctgggcctcctcctctccccggCGCCGGCAGCGGCGGCCGCGGGGGACGAGGAGCCCCTGATCCGGCAGGTCGTCGGCGGCGCCGACCCCCTCGACAACGACCTGGAGCTCGACTCGCAGTTCCTCGGCTTCGTGCAGCGGTTCGGGAAGACCTACAGGGATGCGGAGGAGCACGCGCACCGGCTCTCCGTCTTCAAGGCCAACCTCCGCCGCGCGCGCCGGCACCAGATGCTCGACCCGTCCGCCGAGCACGGGGTCACCAAGTTCTCCGACCTCACCCCGGCCGAGTTCCGCCGGACCTTCCTGGGCCTCAAGACGACCCGGCGGTCGTTCCTGCGGGAGATGGCCGGGTCGGCGCACGACGCGCCCGTCCTCCCCACCGACGGCCTCCCCGAGGACTTCGACTGGAGGGACCACGGCGCCGTCGGCCCCGTCAAGAACCAG GGTTCGTGCGGGTCGTGCTGGTCGTTCAGCGCGTCCGGGGCGTTGGAGGGAGCCAACTACCTGGCCACGGGCAAGATGGAGGTGCTCTCCGAGCAGCAGCTGGTCGACTGCGACCATGAG TGCGACCCAGCAGAACCTGATTCATGCAATGCTGGATGCAATGGTGGGTTGAtgacttcagcctttagctatctgTTGAAATCTGGTGGCCTTGAGAGAGAAAAGGATTACCCTTACACCGGGAAGGACGGTACCTGCAAATTTGAGAAGTCCAAGATTGCTGCTTCAGTTCAAAACTTCAGCGTTGTCGCTGTTGATGAAGAACAGATTGCTGCTAACCTTGTGAAATATGGACCGCTGGCCA TCGGTATCAACGCCGCATACATGCAGACATACATCGGCGGAGTGTCATGCCCATACATCTGCGGCAGACACCTCGACCACGGTGTCCTTCTCGTCGGCTACGGGGCGTCTGGCTTCGCGCCTTCCCGCTTCAAGGAGAAGCCCTACTGGATCATCAAGAACTCATGGGGCGAGAACTGGGGGGACAAGGGTTACTACAAGATCTGCAGGGGCTCGAACGTGCGCAACAAGTGTGGCGTCGACTCCATGGTCTCCACGGTGTCCGCCACTCACGCCTCCAAGGACGAGTAG
- the LOC119297775 gene encoding putative F-box protein At1g47765: MSSSKLRPSASRSDDLPADALYEILLRIPAKELCRLRTVSPSWRALTFDPLFITAHKSRHHTAPPLLAIAYCDDSGTNGVAISDISGNVLKRIPSTGYEIVLVNESSGDPVGQISSKGDSIRVVRTRLDLICFNWIFYSRDLWVLNPATGSTITLPTDFSEELVHELQVEGIKEWHCKVESCAFGQVSSTREYKALRVSTIGDRKVCEIITFNEMNHGRWRRKHDPPSHICTGREIRCVVVTGVVYFLMDFYSTYFETGVITIESGSVASFNLETEEWGVLHGPQQVQRFVQENEDYSYSKLEIELSLAELNGCLVMVHNIHNISMALWFLTDFEKCIWVKKYSMPSHVARPCMYPFLMLDDGRIFFSAEGYLQGILGSGEPGDGFLRSYDPRNDTFLDSLELGDSKSIGIYTGSLLSL; encoded by the coding sequence ATGTCGTCCTCGAAGCTGCGCCCCTCCGCCTCCAGATCCGACGACCTGCCTGCCGATGCGCTGTACGAGATCCTCCTTCGCATCCCGGCCAAGGAGCTCTGCCGCCTGCGCACCGTCagcccctcctggcgcgccctcacgTTCGACCCACTCTTCATCACGGCGCACAAGTCCCGCCACCACACGGCGCCCCCGCTCCTTGCCATAGCCTATTGCGATGATAGTGGGACCAACGGCGTTGCAATTTCAGATATTTCCGGCAATGTGCTGAAGCGGATACCAAGCACCGGGTATGAAATTGTTCTAGTGAACGAGTCATCGGGCGATCCGGTAGGCCAGATCTCAAGCAAGGGCGATAGCATCCGTGTTGTACGCACGCGGCTAGATCTCATCTGCTTCAACTGGATTTTCTACTCTCGGGATCTCTGGGTGTTGAACCCGGCCACTGGATCTACCATCACCTTGCCGACTGATTTCTCAGAGGAATTGGTGCATGAGCTACAAGTGGAGGGAATAAAAGAGTGGCACTGCAAAGTCGAGTCGTGTGCGTTTGGGCAGGTCTCCTCTACCAGAGAGTACAAGGCACTCCGTGTCTCTACAATTGGTGACCGAAAGGTATGTGAGATTATCACCTTTAATGAGATGAACCATGGAAGATGGAGGAGGAAGCATGACCCTCCGTCCCATATCTGTACTGGTCGCGAGATAAGATGTGTGGTCGTCACCGGGGTGGTGTACTTCTTGATGGACTTCTATTCCACATACTTTGAAACTGGGGTTATAACCATTGAGTCTGGTAGCGTAGCTTCGTTCAACCTCGAGACAGAAGAGTGGGGTGTTCTACATGGTCCACAACAGGTGCAGAGGTTTGTGCAAGAAAACGAGGATTAcagttactcaaaacttgaaattgAGTTATCATTGGCTGAATTGAATGGATGTTTAGTTATGGTTCACAATATTCATAACATATCTATGGCCTTgtggtttttgacagattttgagaAATGTATCTGGGTTAAGAAATACAGCATGCCATCACATGTTGCTAGGCCTTGTATGTATCCTTTTCTAATGTTAGATGATGGGAGGATATTTTTCAGTGCAGAGGGTTATCTACAAGGTATCCTTGGTAGTGGAGAACCAGGAGATGGATTTCTGCGAAGTTATGATCCAAGAAATGACACCTTTCTTGATTCGTTAGAATTGGGAGATTCCAAGTCCATTGGCATTTATACGGGAAGTCTACTGAGTTTATAG